Genomic window (Vitis riparia cultivar Riparia Gloire de Montpellier isolate 1030 chromosome 4, EGFV_Vit.rip_1.0, whole genome shotgun sequence):
CTGGATTCTTATTGATTCAAATTCCATGAATCCCTTACCTTAAACTGCACTCATCATCATTCTTTTGGCATCCTTCACACCAATACCCAGATCCAATAACATCTGTGACTTTCTTGTTGCATGTCTTACAAGCCCGGTACCACATTGTTTGATCAGGCTTGATGAAGCTTATGTATGCTCTGATGCTAAAAAAGGAAGGTTGTACAAAGACAAGCCCACATTATCAAAACTGAATATGCTTTTAACTCAAAACTTTGGCCAAGACCAGGTTGATCATGTTAGGTTATTTTAATGACAATAATTATTACCTTGTCTTCACCCAAAGATGGGTTGCTGGTTACATGAGAAAGGGAAACCCTGTTATAGTACATGGACCTCACTCCAGCCTTAGATGAAGGACTGATATCAGACCCAATAGAAGCCATTGAAGCTCCTTTACATTCAGAATCATACCTGTGAACAAGAACATATGGTCAGAAACACTTACTACAAGAACTAACAAGGTAATAGGTCACTGGATGATTCCTTACCAGTatatcaactttttttatttgcgTGTATCTGGATTTACCAGTACAATACTTTCACTCAATGTTGACAATGATACAACTAAAACAAGATATGTTCTGAACAAATTCTTCATAGATAAAGATGAAATGTGAAAAAGAAGCCATGTATCCAACCCTAAGTAGTCATAATTAAAGCTTTGGTGAGCTAAGTTGAATGTTCTTTGTTTATTGTTTCACAAGTTAGCAAGCTTCCACAGCCCAACAACGTCAAAAGATACTGTAAAATGCAAagggaatttttattaaaatctccATCAATTAAGATTAAAGCTCTCAAGTCTCAATAACAATCTCTATCCAGCAACAACTAGAAGAGAAAGTATCAGTTAAAGAGGATTAACTTCATAGTTATTTGTTTAcagaggagagaaaaaaaaaagaccaataTCCATAAAATGTCTGAGTGCCTAGCTTCTAACCAATCCAATaataattcctaaattgtaCCACAACAGAATTGCTAACAACTATGATGTCTTTCTGTTTTAGCAAGCTTCCAATGACCAAATCAATAACTATAGATAAAAGGCTTAAGAACtatccaaagagagaaaagataaataaataaatagtagcagaaaatttaatttctgaaagaaatatagaaaagaaaaacaagagaacCATAGAGATCAAAACAGAGCCAAAGGACGGTTTGCGGGTAAGGGTGGGTTCAGGTAAGGGTGGTGGTTGCGGGTACACGTCTAGGTGTCAGATCCTTTGCATCCCAAAATCTTAGGAGTCTAGAACTCAGAGATTCAGCTGAGAAGGATCTCAACTATAAGCGCAAGTATTTGGATAtgacattaattaaaaattaacattaaatataaGCATAGTAAGGTAAGTTTTAAGTTATCTATAATATTACATGGTTAATTGtaattgaaaacatatttattataatttttctattttaagaagATATTAAGcttatcttactttgatattatTGCTAATTATACATGAAGAATGTATTTATTATaagtcttttattttaatattgtaaaaaaattataatagattagatattgataaaatataattcacatttaattttgttctcatatcaaaaattgaatttgtatattaattattatcatttatctttagattttttaagatattgattttgatatttatctttatatttttattctatgaatttttctttatctttaaatttaatataatattaattattgtatttatctttaaattttattttaaaattaaaaaagagataaagcaactattaattattatattttattataatttaaaaaaaattaagaaaaatataaaacactTAAGCTACAAGagttagaaattaattaaaaaattctttaattttgtgtTACAAAGGGTGTGGACTAGAAACAAAAGCATACTTGTTATCGTATGCCAATTAGTCAAAAAAATCTCCAACCTAAATATATTCTCAACAACAATGCCACAAACATAGTGATGATTACATGGTCTCGGAAAGTGAAGTTAGTGTCGTAGTGAACATAACATGTACATAACAGCTAATAATAGTTCCACGGTTATAAAGAAAAGATGATTGCAGAAACATCacaataattattgttttaccCTAGATTCGCTTGATGTTCTACCAAGAAAAAGATAGACAGAGACATAGACACACATACAGAGAACAAATAAGCAGCAACATAGGAAAAAGCAAATACCTCAACAACAATTCCCAAGTAATCTATGAATGTTGGAATCTTGCCTTTTGCAAACAGTCCATATATATATCTGTAATCCAACAATGAGAAGTTGAGAATGGGAAAAGAAGAAGGGACATGGCAGAAATTTCAAAGCTGACATACAATACATAATGAAAAAGCTAAAAATCATTAATGCTTATTGTAAATAACATAGGTTTCTTCTTGTATGTTTTAACAGGAAGAAGTTAAAGTCACTTATGTTTGTAAATAAGTAtcacaacaaaataaacattttatataggTAACAATTTTTTCCTCCcctgaaaatgaaattggaaacCTACCAGCATCCCACCCCAACACTTTGCTACTTGAACCAAGTATCAAGGGTTATGACAAGTGGCAACATAATAAGCATTTAAGACAACTTTTGAGAAGCAAGAACCAGCAAGAAATAATCTCGTAGCTAATATAAACAAATCTGAATAAAATTACAacatataatttcaaattaaataattaaaattgtatttttgtaatgatgaaccttaacaaatttaaaataaatatatcttatcaAAGAGTATCATAGTCCAATGGTAGCAGTGATTGAACCCAACCCAcggttttcatttaataaaaattaagatggaTAAGAACCCAAGCTTTCGATTTTTCACTGAGAAATTCACACaacagagagaaaagagagagaagagagagaagctAAGGACCTTCCATTTGGCACAAAGTAAGAAAACCTTATTTGCTGTTTGATGTGAAGCTCtatgcattaaaaaaaggaaaaacaaattataaacttaatttaaaaataaaaaataaaaaacagctCTCTAGGTGGCAGGAGAGGTGGGTTTTGGTTCAAATAGCTTATACTGCCTCTGGCATCTGTTCTTGAATTCTCCAACTTTGTCTCCCAAACATGTCCTAATTCCTAGGAGCTCATATTGCCACACCTACTCATTAGGGTTTGCATCAGTTTCCATTAACATTTAActaaaaagagtttaaaaattcaatcaagGTCAAACAAAATCAACCATCCCACAGAGCAGAAGTTACATAGATATTCGAGAAAATCAATCATGTCACAAACTAAGCATCTAATCACACAGCAGAAGTTCAAAAGTTCAACTTTCCTCAATCCAACCAGCTTTGAATACATGCTTATAGGCTTATATAATCTGCTCCTTACCACCTTTAAACAAAACCCTTGAACGAATTAAACcaaaaaacccagaaaaaaaaaaaaagaagaagcacAGAAAATTAGGATTACAATCAATCAAGGGGATTCTTGGTACATTCTAACAAGTCCTATACCACTTTCCACCATTCAATTTATCCCAAAATAGCATAAATATCAAGGGGATACAGGAGACCAGAACTAATAAAGGCAATGGCATTAAACGGGAGAAAAAAATATCGAAGCATGATGGAAGAGTTAAATACTTAAACAAGTTAGTGTTGGTATTTTAATTATAGTATTCCATTAATACAGTACCAAAATACTGGATGCCATATACTTTTGTCTAACAATGGATGGAATAATAGATATACAAGCACAAGAAATATGTTTCactaacatgaaaatgaaatttatgaaaGGTGCCTAGATTCGAGAAATACAAATAGGATAGAACACCTATGAAgcatgaaatatttttgaacaCAAACTTTAACAAATCCATAACATGAATAAATGTTTGGAACCACCACACTAGATCAACAATCTGTAGCTTCTCAATATCATAACTGTTACAACTATATTCGACTTCTAACCATATAAGCTAAGCCTATGTTTTGTTTCTGGAaagttttaaggaaaaaaaatagagcagagaaatataagaaaaaattataaaagttttcttttatttgattgtccattgaaaagttgaaggaaagaaaattaaattgctaaaaaatgtaatttccactaactttcctcattttttgttaaggaaaatggacaccaccaccaccccaacccttttctttggttttttttttcttcatctttcgCATGGTacccaaacatgagaaaaccattttcactagcattttttcctttccttttcttattactttccaagaaccaaacataaggtAAGTTTATGACACCCTTTCTAACACAACCATTAATAGACGGCTCAAGGTACTTCTAACAGTGAAAGAAGAATTTCACAAATACTTATAGTAAATTATAGCATAAGCCAAAAGTGAAGATAACATCTATTAATACCTgccttcttcatcttccaaatTCTGAAGATGTTGTTTTTCATCTTCACTTAAGTCCAATGCAACTTGGACGTAggaaaaattagaacaaaaaaataatcaagcatTCTTTTCTCAGAATCATCATGCAAAATTTTCCAGCATAGCATAAAaggaaatcatgaagaaaaataaaaaattaaaaaataatacgcATGCTCTCTACAATAATCACAATAAAGGCAAACTACTCCaacaaattattagaaaaaattggaaaaaataaaattcagatAATGGAAATCCATTTTCACCTCCATATAAAATACACCATGAAAAACATTGGAATCTAGTAAAGCTCTAGGTAAAAGAGGTATTTCAGGCCAATTTAAGAGCTCTATCAGAAATTCAAATGTCCATtctgaaatagaaaatttaaaacctaATTGAAACTTAACTATGCAATCCGAGTACcataaaaacattgaaaaagtcACACAAATACTCGCATAATCTTATCAATCGAAAGGTTATAATACAAGGTGCAAAACACCAGAATCGGAAATAAGTTTCACATTCTACAAAACTTACACTAAAAAGAGAAAGTTAAAAGGTCACAGACAGTCGAAAATAAccagaaaataaaggaaaataaaataaaagggacCTGTTTGCCGATAAGTTCTCTCTTAGAGTGGGATGGGAGTTGGGAGACACTCATCTAATATatagggaaagttgtgttttttttccctccctctgttttctggatctaggggtctctttgcttttgtgccatttgaattaaatttcacAAACTCTAAACCCACGATTTTTTAGCCAGGCTGAAAAATAccacctttgcctgcaaatcgtgatgagattaccaaatagcatcttattgtgccattggaattaaatttcacaaaccctaaccGACGATTTTTGAACCGGGCTCAAAAATACCACATTTGCCTGGAAATCGTggtcagattaccaaatagcatcttattgtgccattggaattaaatttcaaaaaccctaagcccacgatttttgagccaacCAGAAAAATACCACCTTTGCTTGCAAATCGTAATCAGATTACgaaatagcatcttatgtttttaaaaaataataataataaaaaagcttGGACAGCTCGTGAACAATGCAAAACAACATTTACCccaaattttttctcaacagCCAAACAAATTGTTAAATGGAAACTCACCTGCGATTACTCCAAAAGGAAGACGAAGCTTCACCGCCAATTCCAGAAACCACCCATGAAAATGCAGGCAAAAGGAGAGAATAGGGCAAAAAGCGAGGAAGTCAGAGCGTTTCCCCAAATTTTTGAGTCGGGTCGTGGGTTTTGCAAATGCTAACTCTAAAGCTTAATATTTTTGTgttcaattattaaaaacacaGCTTCCCGTGCTGACACGGATAAGGAGATGGCTGCTGACATGGAAGGTTGGAGgggtaattttggaaattaaattataaacagTGGATAGTGCAtgaaaagtatattttttttgggaaccGTAGACATATTTTGGGTTATGGAAAGTTGGGTTATGAAAAAGCTATTTGGCCCAAATGGGTGGGCCAAAACACAGTTTTCCCTACTTTTATCTTTGAAAACTAGATCCATGGATCACAAATGTATTGGTGACACCACTTGCATGGCTTCATTCTAATATTCAATTGGAAATGCATGCACTGTTCCAATACGTTTGACCGGGCCATGCACTTTTCAAGCATAagacaatcaaataaaaattatgaataaataatcaaaatcaatgaGTCACTCAAAGTTAACAAACGTTAGATGAATAATTCAATAAACACGTTAAAAATTAAACAGCCGTCAACTTAAAGACATTCAAAACGTTGTCCTTCGCTGCAAGCCCTTTCTTGTTCCCGTACGACCTATAAAACGACCACGTTTTATTTGTTGTCTACATTGGGCAGAAACGGAGAAAACTATAATACTGAATGCTGAGGCAAAACTGTATAGGGCACGTGTTTGGTGGCCTAGAGAAAGACTACGACCCCCATTTGACGGCACGTTGGCAACCGAGAAAAATATCAAACGATGTCGTTTTCAGGGTATGATATTTTGCCTAAGAGAACAAACATGAACTTCTTTTAATTAAgtagacatattttaaaattgtaagtcttttttagattaaaataaacaatatttatagAATTGAGAATGGATTGTTATCGATGTCTCTATCTTATTTGTGTCAAATGCAAGGATTTGCGTCTGGGTTTAACcgtaaattttcaatttcaatttggattTTGGTCAAATCGGGACCCAACCAAGGAGCTAGCCCCGTGGCCTAACTGATTTTGGGTGCCCAACACTTCTCCATGGACACCCATTTCACCACACATTAATGCCTTGCCTAGTATTGTATAGCCTTAGCAAATTTTAGAGGCTGTGTagcttcaacaattcatcatattattcttaaattacATGTAAATTAagacaaattcaaattttgaattgagCAAAAACTGTTTTGTCATTTCAAGGGGGCTTAAAATATCACTGATAAAATCTATGCTCAttcagaaaaaacaaaacatattcaTACCACACGGTGTTGTTGACATGATAAGTTTGTCACTTAAAAAATCTAGCTGCCAAGATAGAACCATATCTATTTTAGACATTGCATGGATTTTAGTTACACTCTGTTTCTTGTTTGACTGTCATTGGGTGGGTTTGGCAGTCTAATCTTCTTGCCCATTATTGGATGTTTCTGCATACATGCTTTGGCCACCAAAAGAAAAGATTTGGGAGGAAACCATCATCACAGCATTGCCAATTACCACCAATAGCCTACCCGACCGGTGATGGGTGTGTCGAGTGAACTTGATCACATTTATGGTATCAACCAtcttcttgtgttttttttttttttggtcatggGTACACTACAATCCTTCAGATGAAAATAACGTACTTCTATATAGTTGGCAGTGTCATGAAAATGGAAAAGGGAAAGGATTCTACATCCTCTGCACAGACTCTAAGAAATAACAGCACAATGGGAATTGGTTTAACATACACACACCTAACCCCAACCACACAGCTTCTAGTTTCATACAAATTTGACTTCATCACAAGCCCCTTTCATTCTTTGGTTCTTCTCCTTGCTCTTTTCGGGTCTTTCGTCAACCCTTAATAGTTAAGAGACTGATCATGAAAATGTTGCCCCAGTAATTAGAGCATAATTGATATGAAATGGAAACATACTTTTTCGGACTAATGAAAAACTCGTACCAAAGTTATAATGCATCTGTTGATAGAGTAtagaatattatttgataattaatcaGAGACGAGAGGGGAGAAAATTGTATGTGCTAAGAGGGGCTATTGAGGATTGATTTGTTCAGAGGTTAAAAGCACCACAAGACCAATATGAAAAATACCAAACATGATGGGAGTGGGGACTATGAAAAAGAGGCGTTTGTGTGTTATTTATCAGAAGATATTTATAAGAGGAGGAATTAATGGCTCCATTCCTGTCTCAGAAGCCAGCATCAAGGTATTCTATTTTCAGTTCATCTTCTTTCTGGCGCTAAATGGAGCAAACAAATTTAGAACTATAATTCTACATTAAGAAATGAGTGTCCAACTCAATAAATTTAGATGCATTTTCAATTTATGGAGACCAAAACAAGAGTCCAAAAGTTGGCAAAGACGTGGCAGATACTTATAGGAGGtgggcagaaaaaaaaaaaaagatagttcTCTAAGGATGAGATGGTTtatcttttttgaaaaatccttaGTATTTTGGAATCCATCTCTTGTGCTTATAAATCTATGTTTTCCCTGAAAACATAAGCCTTACACCTTTGTCCTCTCAGGAACTCCCACAGTCCTACTCTTTTTCAAATTTCCTAAATTTCCTCCAAAAGATCTTTGCGACTTTTTCTTCATATTAATGAATACTTTTCACCTCTTTTATGTCCAGTCTTGTCTATGTTCGTGATGAGCGTATCTTCCTCAGTGTGGTTGCCCTACAAGTTCTTATTTACCTTCTTATACTTGAGCTTCTGGTTTTGTCCTCAGTCAACACTTCAATTGTCTGTTTCTAccctgtttttatttttctgcacATACTCTTTCTTACCTCACTTGAATGAACTGAACCGATCCCCACAAAATCAAATTCCAAATTATTATCAATGGGATGAAGCCATGATGAGCAAAGAATTAAAGCAAGTTTTGGTCCCTGGTGCACTGATCATTGGTGCTGGGCCTTCAGGTCTTGCTGTAGCTGCATGCCTTAAAAAAAGAGGAGTACCCTCGTTGATCCTGGAGAAGGAGAACTGTATGGCCTCCTTATGGAATCTGAAGACATACGACCGTCTAACACTCCACCTCCCAAAGAAGTTCTGTGAACTTCCTTACATGAAATTTCCTTCAGAATTTCCAGCTTACCCGACAAAGCAGCAGTTTATAAGTTACTTGGAGGATTATGCTAAAAGCTTCTCAATTGAGCCCATGTTTGGACAGGAGGTTCGATGGACTGAGTATGATAGAAGCATGAGACTGTGGCAGGTAGAAGCCAAAGAGTCCAAGTTTCTGTGCCGGTGGATCATTGTGGCT
Coding sequences:
- the LOC117912313 gene encoding indole-3-pyruvate monooxygenase YUCCA6-like isoform X2, with the protein product MFVMSVSSSVWLPYKFLFTFLYLSFWFCPQSTLQLSVSTLFLFFCTYSFLPHLNELNRSPQNQIPNYYQWDEAMMSKELKQVLVPGALIIGAGPSGLAVAACLKKRGVPSLILEKENCMASLWNLKTYDRLTLHLPKKFCELPYMKFPSEFPAYPTKQQFISYLEDYAKSFSIEPMFGQEVRWTEYDRSMRLWQVEAKESKFLCRWIIVATGENAEPVVPEIAGISNFGGRLLHTSIYKNGADFKGSKVLVVGCGNSGMEVSLDLCNSGAQVSLVVRDKVVCGIRRFTAKGVEFVNGEVQEFDSVILATGYRSNVASWLKEGNFFSQKDGYPKNPFPNNWKGEDGAYSVGFTRRGLYGASIDAQRVAEDIARQWKSQMKHLPLDL